The Manihot esculenta cultivar AM560-2 chromosome 11, M.esculenta_v8, whole genome shotgun sequence genome includes a region encoding these proteins:
- the LOC110626839 gene encoding katanin p60 ATPase-containing subunit A1, producing the protein MVGTPLSGLQDHLKLAREYALEGLYDTSMIFFDGAIAQINKHLNTLDDPLIRTKWMNAKKAISEEAEVVKQLDAERRAFKETPTGRRAASPPINAKSSFVFQPLDEYPTSSSAPMDDPDVWRPPSRDSTSRRPARAGQVGMRKSPQDGTWGRGGSTRTATSGRAPKAGASSRVNSGIRASSGGKKGTGAGKSGKGDSANGDAEDGKSKKGQYEGPDPDLAAMLERDVLETSPGVRWDDVAGLSEAKRLLEEAVVLPLWMPEYFQGIRRPWKGVLMFGPPGTGKTLLAKAVATECGTTFFNVSSATLASKWRGESERMVRCLFDLARAYAPSTIFIDEIDSLCNARGASGEHESSRRVKSELLVQVDGVNNTSTNEDGSRKIVMVLAATNFPWDIDEALRRRLEKRIYIPLPNFESRKELIRINLKTVEVAPDVDIDEVARRTEGYSGDDLTNVCRDASLNGMRRKIAGKTRDEIKNMSKDEISKDPVAMCDFEEALQKVQRSVSQADIEKHEKWFSEFGSA; encoded by the exons ATGGTGGGGACTCCACTGTCTGGATTACAAGATCACTTGAAATTGGCTCGAGAGTATGCGCTTGAAGGTCTTTACGACACTTCCATGATCTTCTTCGATGGTGCCATTGCTCAGATCAACAA GCATCTAAACACCCTTGATGATCCTTTGATTCGCACAAAATGGATGAATGCCAAGAAAGCTATTTCAGAGGAGGCAGAAGTTGTAAAGCAATTAGATGCTGAGAGAAGGGCATTTAAGGAAACTCCCACAGGGCGACGTGCTGCATCACCTCCAATTAATGCTAAATCATCTTTTGTTTTCCAACCTTTAGATGAGTACCCTACTTCCTCTAGTGCTCCCATGGATGATCCTGATGTGTGGAGGCCACCAAGTCGGGATTCTACTAGTAGGAGACCTGCTAGGGCTGGTCAAGTGGGTATGAGGAAATCACCACAGGATGGGACTTGGGGTCGTGGTGGCTCCACAAGAACAGCTACAAGTGGTCGTGCTCCAAAGGCTGGTGCTTCAAGCAGGGTGAACTCAGGCATCCGAGCTTCTAGTGGGGGAAAGAAAGGCACTGGTGCTGGAAAATCTGGCAAGGGAGATTCAGCT AATGGTGATGCTGAAGACGGAAAATCCAAGAAGGGACAATATGAAGGGCCTGATCCTGACTTGGCTGCTATGCTTGAAAGGGATGTCTTGGAAACTAGTCCTGGAGTTAGATGGGATGATGTTGCAGGTCTTAGTGAAGCAAAACGACTTCTTGAAGAAGCTGTTGTCCTTCCATTATGGATGCCTGAATATTTCCAG GGGATCAGGAGACCTTGGAAAGGTGTCCTTATGTTTGGCCCTCCAGGTACTGGTAAGACACTGCTTGCTAAGGCTGTTGCTACTGAGTGTGGTACAACATTTTTCAATGTTTCATCTGCTACATTGGCTTCAAAATGGCGTGGTGAAAGTGAGCGCATGGTCCGGTGCTTGTTTGATCTGGCACGAGCTTATGCACCAAGTACAATTTTCATTGATGAGATTGATTCTTTGTGCAATGCTAGGGG GGCTTCAGGGGAACATGAATCATCTAGAAGGGTCAAGTCTGAACTTCTTGTTCAGGTTGATGGTGTAAACAATACTTCCACAAATGAAGATGGCAGCCGAAAAATAGTGATGGTTTTGGCTGCTACCAACTTCCCTTGGGATATAGATGAAGCATTGAG GAGAAGGTTGGAAAAGCGAATTTACATTCCGCTTCCAAATTTTGAGAGTCGTAAAGAGCTTATTAGGATCAATTTGAAAACTGTTGAG gtGGCTCCTGATGTAGACATTGATGAAGTGGCTCGTCGGACAGAAGGGTACAGTGGAGATGATCTCACAAATGTTTGCCGGGATGCTTCCTTAAATGGTATGAGGCGCAAGATAGCTGGAAAGACCCGTGATGAGATTAAAAACATGTCTAAAGATGAGATTTCAAAGGATCCTGTAGCAATGTGTGATTTTGAAGAGGCCTTGCAGAAGGTCCAGCGAAGTGTTTCTCAAGCTGACATTGAGAAGCATGAGAAGTGGTTTTCAGAATTTGGATCAGCATAA
- the LOC110626840 gene encoding uncharacterized protein LOC110626840 isoform X2, which translates to MEKCNSNLSLFLHILLLTLFTCNPTAISQSSTSEGGLCSSVFCGQGTCNNIDTLPGFECNCYDGWNKIQIGPLTFPSCLIPNCTVDLQCGNGSPPPPPPPSLPLFPHLPNLTDPCFLIWCADGSCLSSGTGHTCQCNEGSANLLNNSELPCFQECSSEASNSLRSLGVLTMIFLAAAASPTLF; encoded by the exons ATGGAAAAATGCAATTCCAACCTCTCTCTTTTCCTCCATATTCTTCTCCTCACCCTATTCACATGCAATCCCACTGCCATTTCTCAAAGCTCGACATCAGAAG GAGGTTTGTGCTCTTCGGTTTTCTGTGGGCAAGGGACATGCAACAATATTGATACACTTCCTGGTTTTGAGTGTAACTGCTATGATGGCTGGAACAAGATTCAGATTGGTCCTTTGACCTTCCCCTCTTGCTTAATTCCTAATT GCACAGTTGATTTGCAATGTGGTAATGGATCTCCACCGCCACCACCACCTCCATCACTTCCTCTCTTTCCGCATCTTCCAAATTTAACAGACC CTTGTTTCTTGATTTGGTGTGCCGATGGATCCTGCTTGTCTAGTGGAACAGGACATACATGCCAATGCAATGAAGGCTCAGCAAATTTGTTGAATAATTCAGAGTTGCCCTGTTTTCAAGAAT GTTCTTCAGAAGCGTCAAATTCCTTGAGGAGTCTTGGTGTTCTAACCATGATATTTTTAGCAGCAGCAGCTTCCCCAACATTGTTTTAG
- the LOC110626396 gene encoding aromatic aminotransferase ISS1: MGSFGKLARRALETEMPVMVQIQEVIRGAKNAMSLAQGVVYWQPPKQALEKVKELVWEPSISRYGADEGIPELREALTLKLQKENKLVKSSVMVTAGANQAFVNLVLALCDAGDSVVMFAPYYFNAYMSFQMTGVTNILVGPGNRKTLHPDADWLERTLSETRPVPKVVTVVNPGNPTGTYIPEPLLKRISDLCRKAGSWLIVDNTYEYFMYDGLKHSCVEGDHIVNIFSFSKAYGMMGWRVGYIAYPSEVEGFATQLLKIQDNIPICASLLSQHLALYSLEMGPEWVTERVKDLVRNREILLEALSPLGEDAVKGGEGAIYLWAKLPDKYLDDFRVVQWLATRHGVVVIPGGACGCAGHIRISFGGLIESDCKVAAERLRRGLEELVNHGIME; the protein is encoded by the exons aTGGGTTCCTTTGGAAAGCTAGCTAGGAGGGCTTTGGAGACGGAGATGCCGGTCATGGTTCAG ATACAGGAAGTGATCCGAGGAGCGAAAAATGCCATGTCTTTGGCccag GGGGTCGTTTATTGGCAACCACCCAAACAGGCGCTAGAAAAGGTGAAAGAACTTGTATGGGAGCCTTCAATTAGTCGTTATGGTGCTGATGAGGGTATCCCTGAACTCAGGGAGGCATTGACCCTGAAG TTgcaaaaggaaaataaattggTGAAATCTTCAGTTATGGTTACTGCTGGTGCAAATCAG GCATTTGTTAATCTTGTTCTTGCATTATGTGATGCTGGGGATTCTGTAGTCATGTTTGCCCCATACTATTTCAATGCATACATGTCCTTCCAGATGACAGGCGTCactaatattttagtgggtccTGGTAACCGGAAGACACTTCATCCAGATGCAG ACTGGTTGGAAAGGACACTATCAGAAACTAGACCAGTTCCAAAAGTTGTGACTGTTGTTAACCCTGGTAACCCAACAGGGACATACATTCCAGAGCCTCTCCTCAAg AGGATTTCAGATCTATGCAGAAAAGCTGGATCCTGGCTTATTGTAGATAATACATACGA GTATTTTATGTATGATGGTTTAAAACATTCCTGCGTAGAAGGTGATCATATTGTCAACATCTTTTCCTTCTCAAAAGCATATGGGATGATGGGATGGCGAGTTGGATAT ATAGCATATCCATCAGAAGTAGAGGGCTTTGCAACTCAGCTCCTCAAGATTCAGGACAATATACCAATCTGTGCCTCATTACTTTCACAACACCTGGCCCTCTACTCCTTAGAAATGGGACCTGAATGGGTCACCGAGCGAGTGAAAGATCTCGTGAGGAACAGAGAAATCCTTCTGGAAGCTCTCTCCCCTTTAGGAGAAGATGCTGTGAAAGGTGGAGAAGGTGCAATTTACCTATGGGCAAAGCTTCCTGACAAATATTTGGACGACTTTAGAGTTGTTCAGTGGCTTGCTACAAGACATGGGGTGGTTGTGATTCCGGGAGGTGCTTGTGGATGCGCAGGGCATATTAGGATCTCCTTTGGAGGCTTGATAGAGTCTGATTGTAAAGTTGCTGCAGAGAGGCTGAGGAGAGGGTTAGAAGAGCTAGTGAACCATGGAATAATGGAGTAA
- the LOC110626173 gene encoding gibberellin 3-beta-dioxygenase 1, giving the protein MPSRLTDAFRAHPVHLHHKLLDFNSLQELPDSYKWTQFDDHFHCSSTGDSFMAESIPVIDLSDPNALKMIGHACKTWGVFQVTNHGVPSSLIDNTEKVSQSLFCLPIQQKLKAARSPEGVSGYGIARISSFFSKLMWSEGFTALGSPVEHFRQLWPQDYLKFCDVIEEYQKEMQKLAARLMWLTLGSLGITTEDVKWAGPKGDFKGASGALQFNYYPACPDPDQAMGLAAHTDSTLLTILYQNNTSGLQVLREGIGWVTVPPIPGGLVINIGDLLHILSNGLYPSVLHRAVVNRTKHRLSMAYLYGPPSSVKISPLSKLVGPNQPPLYRPVTWNEYLGTKAKHFNKALSSVRVCAPFNGLVDVNDHNNRVKVG; this is encoded by the exons ATGCCTTCAAGACTCACTGATGCCTTTAGAGCTCACCCTGTCCATCTCCATCACAAGCTTCTTGATTTTAACTCTCTCCAAGAACTACCTGACTCCTACAAATGGACTCAATTTGACGACCATTTTCATTGCTCGTCCACCGGTGACTCTTTCATGGCTGAATCCATTCCGGTTATCGATCTTTCTGACCCCAATGCCCTTAAAATGATAGGCCATGCATGCAAAACTTGGGGGGTGTTTCAAGTCACAAACCACGGTGTTCCTTCTAGTCTTATTGATAACACTGAGAAAGTTAGTCAGAGCCTTTTCTGTTTACCTATTCAGCAAAAGCTGAAAGCTGCTAGATCACCGGAAGGCGTTTCTGGCTACGGTATAGCCAGAATTTCTTCGTTCTTTTCAAAGCTTATGTGGTCGGAGGGATTCACCGCACTTGGATCTCCAGTTGAGCATTTTCGCCAACTTTGGCCTCAAGATTACTTGAAATTCTG TGATGTAATAGAAGAATACCAGAAGGAAATGCAAAAACTGGCTGCAAGGTTGATGTGGTTAACGTTGGGCTCACTCGGCATAACCACAGAAGATGTCAAATGGGCTGGCCCAAAAGGCGACTTTAAAGGGGCTTCTGGTGCTTTACAATTCAATTACTATCCAGCTTGCCCAGACCCAGATCAAGCCATGGGTCTTGCAGCACATACAGACTCAACTCTACTCACCATCCTCTACCAGAACAACACCAGTGGGTTGCAGGTTCTAAGAGAAGGAATCGGGTGGGTCACCGTTCCTCCAATTCCCGGTGGACTGGTAATCAACATAGGTGACCTTCTTCACATATTATCAAATGGGTTATATCCGAGTGTACTCCATCGGGCGGTGGTTAATCGCACCAAACATCGGCTGTCCATGGCTTATCTATATGGCCCACCGTCAAGTGTTAAAATATCACCCTTATCAAAACTTGTAGGCCCAAATCAACCACCGCTGTACCGGCCAGTGACTTGGAATGAGTACCTTGGCACTAAAGCCAAGCACTTCAACAAAGCACTGTCCTCGGTTAGGGTATGTGCTCCTTTTAATGGATTAGTTGATGTAAATGACCATAACAATAGAGTAAAAGTAGGGTAA
- the LOC110626840 gene encoding uncharacterized protein LOC110626840 isoform X1: MEKCNSNLSLFLHILLLTLFTCNPTAISQSSTSEGGLCSSVFCGQGTCNNIDTLPGFECNCYDGWNKIQIGPLTFPSCLIPNCTVDLQCGNGSPPPPPPPSLPLFPHLPNLTDPCFLIWCADGSCLSSGTGHTCQCNEGSANLLNNSELPCFQECYFGVDCHGLGFGPPLSSLPPPSGSSEASNSLRSLGVLTMIFLAAAASPTLF; this comes from the exons ATGGAAAAATGCAATTCCAACCTCTCTCTTTTCCTCCATATTCTTCTCCTCACCCTATTCACATGCAATCCCACTGCCATTTCTCAAAGCTCGACATCAGAAG GAGGTTTGTGCTCTTCGGTTTTCTGTGGGCAAGGGACATGCAACAATATTGATACACTTCCTGGTTTTGAGTGTAACTGCTATGATGGCTGGAACAAGATTCAGATTGGTCCTTTGACCTTCCCCTCTTGCTTAATTCCTAATT GCACAGTTGATTTGCAATGTGGTAATGGATCTCCACCGCCACCACCACCTCCATCACTTCCTCTCTTTCCGCATCTTCCAAATTTAACAGACC CTTGTTTCTTGATTTGGTGTGCCGATGGATCCTGCTTGTCTAGTGGAACAGGACATACATGCCAATGCAATGAAGGCTCAGCAAATTTGTTGAATAATTCAGAGTTGCCCTGTTTTCAAGAAT GCTACTTTGGAGTAGATTGCCATGGTCTTGGGTTTGGTCCACCACTTTCATCGCTTCCACCACCATCAG GTTCTTCAGAAGCGTCAAATTCCTTGAGGAGTCTTGGTGTTCTAACCATGATATTTTTAGCAGCAGCAGCTTCCCCAACATTGTTTTAG